The proteins below are encoded in one region of Pseudomonadota bacterium:
- a CDS encoding patatin-like phospholipase family protein produces the protein MADRLVLHAGTAAREYIRQHGLQPAHVRAVVGASGAAKWLGICGLDQAVFGDWLPRDGAQPIDLLGTSIGTFKLAAACQDDPRQSLATLAEAYIAQRYHGVPTPESISRETARIVSVALPDGGSSILSHPRYRFHVGTARCHGGLADPRPGGQKRAIVAGFFANLRGRARLHHWAERVVFSDPRSAWPLAPVDGVPSQQVALCNENLGDAVVASGALPVYMQGVHDIRGAPTGVYRDGGLLDYHPVPDWLFAANAREGVVLYPHFFAHVSPGWFDKALRWRRARAQDLRNVLLISPSAAHVERLPGGRLPDRRDFSRCADADRQARWRAALAESQALGEAFLALVDKPERLVAQVLPIPA, from the coding sequence ATGGCGGACAGACTGGTGCTGCATGCCGGGACGGCTGCGCGTGAGTACATTCGGCAGCACGGCTTGCAGCCAGCGCACGTCCGCGCCGTGGTCGGCGCCTCGGGTGCCGCGAAGTGGCTCGGCATCTGCGGGCTCGATCAGGCCGTGTTTGGCGACTGGTTGCCGCGTGACGGCGCACAGCCGATTGATCTGCTCGGTACCTCGATTGGCACTTTCAAGTTGGCCGCTGCCTGTCAGGACGATCCGCGGCAGAGTCTGGCGACCCTGGCCGAGGCCTACATCGCGCAGCGTTACCACGGTGTGCCCACGCCCGAGTCGATCTCACGGGAGACTGCTCGCATCGTCTCGGTCGCGCTGCCGGACGGGGGATCGAGCATCCTCTCGCACCCGCGCTACCGCTTTCATGTTGGCACCGCGCGCTGCCACGGCGGGCTGGCCGACCCGCGGCCCGGCGGGCAGAAACGCGCTATCGTCGCGGGCTTCTTCGCCAACCTGAGGGGCCGTGCGCGACTGCATCACTGGGCCGAGCGGGTGGTGTTCAGTGACCCGCGCAGCGCGTGGCCATTGGCACCGGTCGACGGCGTGCCGAGCCAACAGGTGGCGCTGTGCAACGAGAACCTCGGTGACGCGGTGGTAGCCTCGGGGGCACTGCCTGTCTACATGCAGGGTGTGCACGACATCCGTGGCGCGCCCACGGGGGTGTACCGTGACGGTGGGCTGCTCGACTACCACCCGGTGCCGGACTGGCTGTTCGCTGCGAATGCGCGCGAGGGCGTGGTGCTCTACCCGCACTTCTTTGCGCACGTGAGTCCCGGCTGGTTCGACAAGGCGCTGCGCTGGCGACGTGCCCGAGCGCAGGACTTGCGCAACGTTCTGCTGATTTCACCGTCGGCTGCGCACGTCGAGCGCCTGCCCGGCGGTCGGCTACCGGACCGACGGGATTTCAGCCGGTGTGCCGATGCCGACCGTCAGGCGCGCTGGCGCGCGGCACTGGCCGAGAGCCAGGCCTTGGGTGAGGCGTTTCTCGCGTTGGTCGACAAGCCGGAGCGCCTGGTGGCACAGGTGTTACCGATCCCAGCGTAA
- a CDS encoding HAD family hydrolase, protein MRIHHPDFTRVRAISFDLDDTLWPVQPVLIAAETAIYARIQARYSAVSDALDFDALRARRMAFFQAHPALHHDLTRLRRVFFDELLASFGYRDGGDALLEEFLALRNAVTPYPGCEAFLEALAARYPLVACTNGNADVFKTPLATYFSASVRSEDAGAAKPDARIFKQTCEAVSVPAAELAHVGDNPVTDVIGCQQFGCHGVWYNPDQLAWAHPTAPPPHADVDGYDSLAALLTGC, encoded by the coding sequence GTGCGCATTCACCACCCCGATTTCACCCGTGTGCGGGCCATCTCCTTCGATCTGGACGACACGCTATGGCCCGTGCAGCCGGTGTTGATCGCAGCCGAGACCGCGATCTACGCGCGCATCCAGGCGCGCTACAGCGCGGTGTCTGACGCGCTCGATTTCGACGCGCTGCGCGCGCGTCGGATGGCGTTCTTTCAGGCGCACCCGGCCTTGCACCACGACCTGACGCGGTTGCGTCGGGTGTTTTTCGACGAGCTGTTGGCGTCCTTCGGCTACCGCGACGGCGGCGACGCGCTGCTCGAGGAATTTCTGGCACTGCGCAACGCGGTCACACCCTACCCGGGTTGCGAGGCCTTTCTCGAGGCCTTGGCCGCCCGCTACCCGCTGGTGGCCTGCACCAACGGCAACGCCGACGTGTTCAAGACGCCCCTGGCGACCTACTTCAGCGCGTCTGTGCGCTCCGAGGACGCCGGCGCGGCCAAACCGGACGCGCGGATCTTCAAACAGACCTGCGAGGCCGTGTCGGTGCCGGCAGCGGAACTCGCGCACGTTGGCGACAACCCGGTCACGGACGTGATCGGTTGCCAGCAGTTCGGTTGCCACGGCGTCTGGTACAACCCCGACCAACTGGCGTGGGCCCACCCCACGGCGCCGCCGCCGCACGCCGACGTGGACGGGTACGACAGCCTGGCGGCGCTCTTAACCGGATGCTGA
- a CDS encoding DUF599 domain-containing protein, whose amino-acid sequence MNFNALDLIGLLVFSLGWFGYVSLADGVYRDRSITARMDAIRRDWIAGMAAREIRIVDSQIQSALMQGVGFLASTAVLMIGAMTAMLGYGDATFSLSETGFDPNSVGVNWRIKVVLVAGVFAFAFFKLMWSYRLFNYCAVLMGAMPEQSAPASDVELRIEQLAQLHMLSAEHFNNGLRAYFFAIACFLWLLHAAGLAVGTIWVLYVLWRRDFSSRSRAIVGGDVRR is encoded by the coding sequence ATGAATTTCAACGCGCTGGACCTGATCGGTCTGCTGGTTTTTTCACTTGGCTGGTTCGGCTACGTCAGCCTCGCCGACGGCGTGTACCGCGACCGCAGCATCACGGCGCGCATGGACGCGATCCGGCGCGACTGGATCGCCGGGATGGCTGCGCGCGAGATCCGCATCGTCGACTCGCAAATCCAGTCCGCCCTGATGCAGGGGGTCGGTTTCCTCGCCTCGACTGCGGTGCTGATGATCGGTGCGATGACGGCGATGCTCGGTTACGGCGACGCGACGTTTTCGCTCTCCGAGACCGGCTTCGACCCGAATTCCGTCGGCGTCAACTGGCGCATCAAGGTGGTGCTGGTTGCCGGCGTGTTTGCTTTCGCGTTTTTCAAGCTGATGTGGAGCTATCGTCTGTTCAACTATTGCGCCGTGTTGATGGGGGCGATGCCAGAGCAATCGGCACCGGCGTCGGACGTCGAACTGCGCATCGAGCAGTTGGCGCAACTCCACATGTTGTCCGCGGAACACTTCAACAACGGGCTGCGCGCGTACTTCTTCGCCATCGCCTGCTTTCTGTGGCTGTTGCACGCGGCCGGTCTCGCCGTCGGAACGATCTGGGTGCTCTACGTGCTGTGGCGCCGGGACTTCTCGTCTCGATCGCGGGCGATCGTTGGTGGGGACGTGCGGCGGTGA
- the bmt gene encoding betaine--homocysteine S-methyltransferase → MTNTFEDLLASGRVLLADGATGTNLFTMGLQSGDAPELWNTDHPDRISAHYRAFIDAGSDIVLTNTFGGNRSRLALHRASDRVRELNVAATRLLREAVDASGRRVAIAGSMGPTGDILEPSGPRTVAEATDIFREQALALADGGADVLWLETLSSREESEAAVTAAAETGLPFVMTVSFDTNGRTMMGLTPTDVRQFQAAQATRPAAWGGNCGLGASEVVAALVTSQRETPLGVDALVAKANCGIPQYLDGKIVYSGTPEVMQRYAALAIDAGARIIGGCCGTTPAHLAAMRTVIDTHERGALPTLDAIEASLGSVSEGTRRLFRGETTPKPARAGRRRPVRKAS, encoded by the coding sequence ATGACCAACACATTCGAGGATTTGCTCGCCAGCGGCCGCGTGCTGCTCGCGGACGGCGCGACGGGTACCAACCTGTTCACCATGGGTTTGCAAAGCGGTGACGCACCGGAGCTCTGGAACACCGATCACCCCGATCGGATCAGCGCGCACTACCGGGCCTTCATCGACGCCGGGTCCGACATCGTGCTCACCAACACCTTCGGCGGCAACCGCAGTCGCCTGGCACTGCACCGGGCGTCGGACCGCGTGCGCGAGCTCAACGTGGCTGCGACCCGCCTGTTGCGCGAGGCCGTCGACGCCAGCGGCCGGCGCGTGGCCATCGCGGGATCCATGGGCCCGACCGGCGATATCCTGGAGCCGAGTGGACCGCGCACGGTGGCCGAGGCCACCGACATCTTCCGCGAGCAGGCGCTGGCACTCGCCGACGGCGGCGCCGACGTGCTGTGGCTCGAGACCCTGTCGTCACGCGAGGAATCAGAGGCTGCGGTAACGGCCGCGGCCGAAACGGGCCTGCCGTTCGTGATGACGGTTAGCTTCGACACCAATGGCCGTACCATGATGGGCCTCACCCCAACCGATGTCCGGCAATTTCAAGCGGCACAAGCCACACGCCCTGCGGCTTGGGGAGGCAATTGTGGCCTCGGCGCGTCAGAAGTCGTCGCAGCTCTTGTCACGTCGCAACGCGAGACGCCACTCGGCGTCGACGCCCTCGTGGCGAAAGCCAATTGCGGTATTCCACAATACCTTGACGGCAAGATCGTCTACTCCGGTACACCCGAGGTCATGCAACGGTACGCCGCTCTGGCTATTGATGCGGGCGCACGCATCATCGGCGGTTGCTGTGGCACCACACCGGCCCATCTGGCCGCCATGCGCACCGTGATCGACACGCACGAGCGCGGCGCTCTGCCCACACTCGACGCCATTGAAGCCTCCCTCGGGTCGGTATCCGAGGGGACACGCAGGCTGTTCCGAGGTGAAACGACACCGAAACCGGCCCGTGCAGGTCGCCGTCGCCCGGTGCGCAAGGCGAGCTGA
- a CDS encoding sarcosine oxidase subunit gamma family protein: protein MTTQNGTPAARTALQDTNALNGAVSVRELPLSGKIAVRGAADDAAFAATLAPGDNPLPTAVGERAEADGVRVVCLGPDEWQVHVPLDRVDAEVTRLRDGFGTAHSAVVDVSDYFTVLELGGVATREVLAKLTPLDVSAQALPAGSTRQTRMAKCTVLLTIQSDHCARLQVRWSHAEYLHDYLVEAAREFNL, encoded by the coding sequence ATGACGACACAGAACGGAACACCGGCGGCGCGCACCGCGCTGCAGGACACCAACGCCCTCAACGGCGCCGTCAGCGTGCGCGAGCTGCCGTTGTCGGGAAAGATTGCCGTGCGGGGTGCCGCCGACGACGCAGCGTTTGCCGCCACCCTCGCACCCGGGGACAACCCCCTGCCGACGGCGGTGGGCGAGCGTGCCGAGGCCGACGGCGTGCGCGTGGTCTGCCTGGGACCGGACGAGTGGCAGGTGCACGTGCCGCTGGATCGGGTCGACGCCGAAGTGACGCGCCTGCGGGACGGCTTCGGCACGGCGCACAGCGCGGTGGTCGACGTCAGCGACTACTTCACCGTGCTCGAACTCGGCGGTGTGGCCACGCGCGAGGTGTTGGCCAAACTCACGCCGCTCGACGTCTCCGCCCAGGCCTTGCCCGCGGGCTCGACTCGACAGACGCGGATGGCAAAGTGCACCGTGCTGCTGACCATCCAGTCGGATCACTGCGCGCGCCTGCAAGTGCGTTGGAGCCACGCGGAATACCTGCACGACTACCTCGTCGAAGCGGCCCGCGAGTTCAACCTCTGA
- a CDS encoding FKBP-type peptidyl-prolyl cis-trans isomerase: MQDLSYSLGALIGDRILTPYQELDYDRLLEGLKAAHQKAALEIDLDTANQIVQAESQKAQEAATAEARAAGEAFLAEQAAREGVMSTDSGLLYEVKVAGDGAKPAATDQVTVHYEGRLIDGTVFDSSIARGEPTSFALNQVIPGWTEGLQLMPVGSKYTFYIPSDLAYGARGAGGSIGPHQALIFDVELIAIGG, translated from the coding sequence ATGCAGGACCTCAGCTACAGCCTCGGCGCCCTGATCGGTGACCGCATACTCACCCCGTACCAGGAGCTCGACTACGATCGGCTGCTCGAGGGGCTGAAAGCGGCGCACCAGAAGGCGGCGCTTGAAATCGACCTCGACACCGCCAACCAGATCGTCCAGGCCGAGTCACAGAAGGCGCAGGAAGCGGCCACCGCAGAAGCACGCGCGGCCGGCGAGGCCTTTCTCGCCGAGCAGGCTGCGCGCGAAGGCGTGATGTCCACCGACTCCGGCCTGCTGTACGAGGTCAAGGTTGCCGGCGACGGCGCGAAGCCGGCGGCCACGGATCAGGTCACGGTGCACTACGAAGGCCGACTCATCGACGGCACGGTGTTCGACAGCTCGATCGCCCGTGGCGAACCGACGAGCTTCGCGCTCAACCAGGTGATCCCCGGCTGGACCGAGGGCTTGCAGCTCATGCCCGTGGGCAGCAAATACACCTTCTACATTCCCTCGGACCTCGCCTACGGCGCGCGCGGCGCCGGCGGGTCGATCGGCCCGCACCAGGCGTTGATCTTCGACGTCGAGCTGATCGCCATCGGCGGCTGA
- the upp gene encoding uracil phosphoribosyltransferase → MTLHVIDHPLIKHKIGLMRRADISIKSFRDLAGEVGMLLTYEATRSLPTETTTIECWSGAVDVEQLQGKKLTVVPILRAGLGMLTGCLEAIPSARVSVVGLYRDETTLQPVPYFEKLCQDVDQRRAVVLDPMLATGGTAIATIDMLKAKGCSDIRALFLVAAPEGVDAMQAAHPDVDIYTAALDERLNEHGYILPGLGDAGDKIFGTR, encoded by the coding sequence ATGACGCTGCATGTGATCGACCACCCCCTGATCAAGCACAAGATCGGGCTCATGCGCCGTGCCGACATCAGCATCAAGAGCTTTCGCGACCTCGCTGGCGAGGTGGGTATGCTGCTCACCTACGAGGCCACCCGCAGCCTGCCCACCGAGACCACAACGATCGAATGCTGGTCCGGTGCGGTGGACGTCGAACAACTGCAAGGTAAAAAGCTGACGGTGGTGCCGATCCTGCGCGCCGGCCTCGGCATGCTGACCGGCTGCCTCGAGGCGATCCCGAGCGCGCGCGTGTCAGTCGTCGGGCTGTACCGCGACGAGACCACACTGCAACCCGTGCCCTACTTCGAAAAACTCTGCCAGGACGTCGACCAACGCCGCGCCGTGGTGCTGGACCCGATGCTCGCGACTGGCGGCACCGCGATCGCGACCATTGACATGCTCAAGGCCAAGGGTTGCTCTGACATTCGCGCGCTCTTTCTGGTCGCGGCCCCCGAGGGCGTCGACGCCATGCAGGCGGCCCATCCGGATGTGGACATCTACACCGCTGCACTCGACGAGCGGCTGAACGAGCACGGCTATATCCTGCCCGGGCTCGGCGATGCCGGGGACAAGATCTTCGGCACACGCTGA